The genomic stretch AGCCCCGCTCACGCCCTCTTTGTTCCAGAGCTTGGCGTATCTCTTTCGAATTCATCCTTAGCCTCCTTATATTTGCTCCGTTCCTTCCGCATCAGGGGCAATATATTCGGCAACCGTCCGCGTGCCTAATCCCCCGCGGGCATTCCAATAGGCTTCCACTCTCATCATCAACGGATCACAGACCTTAACCAGATCATGTAAAATGCGTTGTGTGGCATGCTCTTGATAAATCCCCACATTGCGGAAAGAAGTCAGATAATATTTGAGTGATTTCAGCTCAATTAAGGTTTCCCTGGGAATGTACGTAATCTCAAGCTCGGCAAAATCCGGTAAGCCTGACCAAGGGCAAACGGAAGTGAATTCACTCGTTGGAATGGTGACCTCTGTACGTTTACCCACATACTCATATGGAATAGTTTCCAAAATATCGTCCAAAATCACACTCTCATCCTGTATATCAAAACGAATGTTTTCGTATTTCTTGTGATTCACTTCTTTTTTGGCCATCAGGAATCATCCTTTCTTCTGGCAGAAGTTTTTCTTTTTTCCTTTACATCCTCAATATTATATAATAATAACCGACTGCAGAAAAGATTGCCCTTTTATATATCTGAGAAACACCTTTATCTACAAGCACAGGGTACAAACCGGAAGGAGGATATAATGTTAACAACCGTACAACAACAATTATTACGCCAAATTCCTGCCATTCATGACTTGCTGGCCTTGCCTGAGGTAGAGCGGCTAAACGAAGGGCAGGTGCTGGATCAACAGACACTGACACATCTTTGTCAAAAAAGTGTAGAACAGGTGCGAAAGCAAATATTAACAACGGAGCCACCAGCAGATTTTCCTGTCATGCAAGAGATCCTGTACACTCTGGCACAAAACATCAAAGCGTTGCTCCACTCTCCGTTAAAACCGGTCATCAACGGAACCGGAGTGGTGCTGCATACCAATTTAGGACGGGCAAAATTAAGCAAAGCAGCCCGGCTGGCTCTATCGGAAGTGGCCACCTACTATTCTAGCTTAGAGTTTAATTTAACGGAAGGAACCCGGGGATCCCGTCACAATATTGTAGAAAAACTAATCTGCCAACTCACTGGAGCAGAAGCGGCTCTGGTATGTAACAATAACGCAGCCGCTGTTTATCTGGTTTTAAAAGAATTGGCCACAGACAAAGAGGTGATTGTCTCCAGGGGGGAACTGGTGGAGATCGGCGGTTCCTTCCGGGTATTCGAGATCATGCGTGAAAGCGGAGCCCGTTTGGTAGAAGTGGGCACAACGAACAAAACTCACCTGTATGATTATGAACGGGCCATTGGTGAACGGACAGGCTTAATTATGAAAGTACATACAAGCAATTTTGTCATTAAAGGTTTCACTGCTTCTGTGCCTGGACACGAGCTGGTTCAATTGGCCCACCAGCACAACCTGCCAGTTTTTGAAGATTTGGGCAGCGGTGTACTTTTCGATCTCCGGCCATACGGCATCGGTAATGAACCAACAGTGCAAGATGTGCTCCGTGAAGGGGTCGACCTTGTCTCTTTCAGCGGGGACAAACTTTTGGGGGGGCCCCAGGCAGGGATTATCGCCGGTAAAGCCAAGTACATTAAACGCTTGAAAAAAAATCAGCTGATGCGCTCTCTGCGTGTAGACAAGTTTACCCTTGCAGCCCTGCATGCCACGCTTAAGGCTTATCTCAATCCAGAACGGGCTAAGGAAGAAATTCCCACCTTGCGCATGATCTTGCAACCTGAAGAGAAAATTAAAGCTAAAGCGGAACAATTTATTAATCAAGTGGACACCTCGATTTTTACGGCTGAACTGGTTCAGGTGGAGTCGGAGGTGGGAGGCGGCACTCTGCCGGATGTCACCCTGCCATCGTGGGGGGTTCGCTTAAGCTCTGCCAAAGATGCTTCTGTTGCAGCTTTCAGCAAGCGGCTGCGAACTGCTCCGTTTCCGGTAGTGGGTCGTATTATAGATGATCACCTGGTTCTAGACTTCCGCACCATTGACGAAGAAGAAATCCCTATTGCCCTGAAAACATTACACGGCCAAGCACCTGCTTAAAAAACCTTCTAACATTAATTGGGATAAAAATCATTAACGTCAGTCCGCTAAACATGTCAGGCTTCATTAAAATTTTCCCGGTGTCTGAGGAGAATAAGCAGGCAAATGAGGAATGATAGCAATAAGACCAAGAGATCATGGGTTAACTTATAATAAGTGATAGGAACGATCATGCTTCCCATTATGGCAAAAAGAAACATATATTTGGCAAAAACCAGGGCAGCTCCCCAAATCAACACCAGCACAACACCAATCAACGGTTCGGTAGCCAAAAACACTCCCAAGCTGGTGGCGATGCCTTTGCCACCTGAAAAGTTACTAAAAAGCCTGCCTAATCCTACTATATTTTACGGAACATGTTCCAAAATAGAAAGAAAAAAACTCCAAAATCGGATGATGATTATATAAAATGTTAATGAACCCAAAGTGATCCAGTCTAAAAGTAAAGGGGAATCTCTATGTTGACAGTTAAAGACGTTGTGGAACTATCTGGAAGCCAGTTGCTACAGGGAGACTTGGAAGCAATAGTGGAGTTTGTCCATTTCGATTCCAGACAATTGGAAGATCACGCTCTGTTTGTGGCTTTGACAGGAGGAGCACGGGACGGGCACCAATTTATTGCTGACGCTATCCAAAAAGGCGCAACTTCCGTCCTCATCTCCCAGGACGATCCCAAGCTTCGTCAGACACACCAAGGCGTTAATTTTATTTTTAACGAAGATACACGTTCTGCCTTTCAGGCACTGGCCGCAGGGTACCGCAGGCGCTTAAGCCTCCCAGTTGTTGCCGTGACTGGCAGTAACGGCAAAACAACAACCAAAGATATGATTGCCCATCTGTTATCCGCCAAGTTTAACGTATATAAAACTTATAAGAATTTTAACAATGATTTGGGAGTTCCCTTATCGCTGTTGCATATTAAAAAACACCATGAGATAGCGGTGCTGGAACTGGGGATGAACAGGGCTGGAGAGATCGATTTCTTGGCCCGCATGACCCGGCCGAACATCAGTGTGATTACCAATGTTGGGGACGCCCACATTGAATTTTTTGGCCTGCGTGAAAAAATTGCTGAAGCCAAAGGAGAATTGTTGCCTCATACGGATCCAGATGGGTTTGTGGTCCTTAACGGTGACGATCCGTTGGTTATGAGCCAAGCCCCCCGGTATTCGGGCAAGGTGTACACTTACAGCATCAAGAAAGAAGCAGATATCTATGCCACCAACATCACCTATTCAGAACATGGCAGTTTCTTTGATTTGCATGTGGATGGCCAGTCTGTTTCCTGTTTCATGCCCATGTTTGGCGAACACAATATCTCCAACCTGCTGCCTGCCGCCTTTATCGCCTACCGGTCAGGCATAAACCTGGAGACATTGCAACAAACGATGATGTCCATTTCTGTTTCGGACATGCGCTTTCAAACGATGGACGGGCCTAACGGCAGCATCCTGATCAACGATGCCTATAACGCCAGCCCGACATCCATGAAAGTGGTCATTGACACTTTTGAGCATATCTATCCAAATCGGAAAAAAGTCGTTGTGCTCGGTGACATCTTTGAACTGGGAGACCAGTCTGACAAGCTGCATACGGAAGTGGGCGAGTATATAAAAAACAAACCGCTCACTGTGATTACGGTTGGTGAAAAATCGTCGCTGATCTCCAAAGCAGCGGGCGGGACCCATGTGTCCACTCACGAAGAAGCCGTTGAGGCGCTCAAACCGTACCTGACGCCAGAACATGTGATCCTGCTTAAAGCATCACGGGGCATGAAGCTTGAAAAAATTATCGAGTTACTGCTCTCATAAAAGCAGAAGGCCGATCCCGTCCCTCTATTCATGCTGTACGACACAGGGACAGGAATCGGCTTTTAGTTACCTATTCCAAGCTTG from Caldalkalibacillus thermarum encodes the following:
- the queF gene encoding preQ(1) synthase, encoding MAKKEVNHKKYENIRFDIQDESVILDDILETIPYEYVGKRTEVTIPTSEFTSVCPWSGLPDFAELEITYIPRETLIELKSLKYYLTSFRNVGIYQEHATQRILHDLVKVCDPLMMRVEAYWNARGGLGTRTVAEYIAPDAEGTEQI
- the selA gene encoding L-seryl-tRNA(Sec) selenium transferase, with the translated sequence MLTTVQQQLLRQIPAIHDLLALPEVERLNEGQVLDQQTLTHLCQKSVEQVRKQILTTEPPADFPVMQEILYTLAQNIKALLHSPLKPVINGTGVVLHTNLGRAKLSKAARLALSEVATYYSSLEFNLTEGTRGSRHNIVEKLICQLTGAEAALVCNNNAAAVYLVLKELATDKEVIVSRGELVEIGGSFRVFEIMRESGARLVEVGTTNKTHLYDYERAIGERTGLIMKVHTSNFVIKGFTASVPGHELVQLAHQHNLPVFEDLGSGVLFDLRPYGIGNEPTVQDVLREGVDLVSFSGDKLLGGPQAGIIAGKAKYIKRLKKNQLMRSLRVDKFTLAALHATLKAYLNPERAKEEIPTLRMILQPEEKIKAKAEQFINQVDTSIFTAELVQVESEVGGGTLPDVTLPSWGVRLSSAKDASVAAFSKRLRTAPFPVVGRIIDDHLVLDFRTIDEEEIPIALKTLHGQAPA
- a CDS encoding glycerol-3-phosphate acyltransferase, producing MVGLGRLFSNFSGGKGIATSLGVFLATEPLIGVVLVLIWGAALVFAKYMFLFAIMGSMIVPITYYKLTHDLLVLLLSFLICLLILLRHRENFNEA
- a CDS encoding UDP-N-acetylmuramoyl-tripeptide--D-alanyl-D-alanine ligase gives rise to the protein MLTVKDVVELSGSQLLQGDLEAIVEFVHFDSRQLEDHALFVALTGGARDGHQFIADAIQKGATSVLISQDDPKLRQTHQGVNFIFNEDTRSAFQALAAGYRRRLSLPVVAVTGSNGKTTTKDMIAHLLSAKFNVYKTYKNFNNDLGVPLSLLHIKKHHEIAVLELGMNRAGEIDFLARMTRPNISVITNVGDAHIEFFGLREKIAEAKGELLPHTDPDGFVVLNGDDPLVMSQAPRYSGKVYTYSIKKEADIYATNITYSEHGSFFDLHVDGQSVSCFMPMFGEHNISNLLPAAFIAYRSGINLETLQQTMMSISVSDMRFQTMDGPNGSILINDAYNASPTSMKVVIDTFEHIYPNRKKVVVLGDIFELGDQSDKLHTEVGEYIKNKPLTVITVGEKSSLISKAAGGTHVSTHEEAVEALKPYLTPEHVILLKASRGMKLEKIIELLLS